Below is a genomic region from candidate division SR1 bacterium Aalborg_AAW-1.
CAAAACAAACACCATGTTGGAGTCAATAGAATATACCAACTCAGCAAACATATAGACCCTACTATAAGCGAAAAACTCCATATCATACTCAAGAAATATAGTTTTATTATGCAATAAATATAATACAAAAAAACTGATTGTATGTACCATCTCTTGGCAATCAGTTTTTTATACTCATTAATAATCACTATCACTACCCTTTCCTATCTCTATAAACTTCATAGTTGGAGCATGGAACATAAGAGAAACTTCACCAACTGGCCCATTTCTATTTTTTCTTACAAGGAGATCAGTCAATCATTTTTTATCTGGGTCTTCTGGATCGTAGTACTCCTCTCTATAAATCATAATGACCACATCAGCATCTTGTTCTATAGATCCAGATTCTCTTAAATCAGAAAGTTGCGGTTTTTTATCAATACGAGATTCTACACCACGAGAAAGTTGAGAAAGTGCAATAATAGGAACAGAAAGCTCTTTAGATAATTCTTTTAATCAACGAGAAATCTGAGAAATTTCTTGTACTCTATTTCATTCAAATTTACTTCCCTGACCTGACATAAGTTGAAGATAGTCGATCACAACCAGATCCAACGATCATGCTTCTATTTTAAGCCTTCTTAATTTTGATCTTAGCTGAGATAGTGTAGCTGACCCAATATCATCAATATAGATATGGCTTCATCATAATACCTCCATCGACTCTCCCATTTTTACAAAATCTTCATTATCAAGCTGACCTTTTGATATTTTGTACATTGGTATCTCTGACACTGTTGAAAGCAACCTATCTGCAATAAGCTCCTTAGTCATTTCAAGTGAGAAAAATGCTACTGCTTTACCTTGATCTAATGCTGCATTACAAATCAGATTCAATGAAAGAGCTGTTTTACCCATAGCAGGACGCGCAGCTAATATAATAAGTTCTCATGGTTTAAATCATGCAAGCATATCATCTAATACTGGGAACGTTGACATCACTTTACCTGCATCAAGAAGTTCTGGGTTATCAACAATTTCCATATATTTTTCCACCCTTCCATTAAGAATATCAGAAATATGAACCAACTTATTACCAACATTAGTTTGTGTCAGATCAAAGATTTTTTTTTCTAATTGATCCATAATAGTAGCCGTATCTGTTTGGTCATAGACATCTCAGATCATTTGTTGACATACTCACAGTACTCTTCTCAAAATAGATTTTTCCTTTACAATCTGTGCATACTCAGCCACACCTGAAGTAGAAAGAAGAAATCCTGACAGATCATACAAGTAATCAATACCTCCAATAACATCCAGATAATCTTTTTTTTGTAATTCATCAGCAACAGTAACCGCATCAATCGTTTTATGTGCGTTCTTCAAATTAAGAATCATTTCAAAAATCATCTGATGCTCCTTCGAATAGAAATCTTTAGCAACAAGATTGACGTTATCAGCAATATCAATCATATTATTATCAATCAATATACCACTTAAGATTCCTTTCTCAGCATCGATATTATGTGGCGGTAATTTTAAATCTTCTATAGAAACCATACTATAATAATCATAAATCTAAACAAAACTACTGTACTGAAAAAGAAAATTGTGTCTGCAATGGTAAAGTATATGCATTCATTTGATCTATGGTCAACTTACGTTTTCGATTTTTTGCATATAATTGAGATACTAATGATATGACCATATAAGGACTATGTTGTGAAGATGGGTCATTCCATGCAAGCTCAGGATCCTTCAATGGATAAATTTGTATATCCCAATCAGAAATAGTAATATCAGCACTTAAAAGATCTACCCATCCATCATCATTGTCAGCTGGTAAGTGATATTCTGGATAAGCTCATTGTATAGGCTCTCATTCACACTCAAATCAAAGACTAGCATCACAAGCCCATGTATCAATTTTTCAATCCAACACTCACTGATCAGTGGGATCAAATGTATGTGACATACCAGCATCAAATCACCTTAATTGTAATACTTGCAATGTATAAAATTTTTCACTATTAGATATAATTCCATCACTATTGAGATCAGCTGTTCAATTATTGACCTCTTCTGCATTTTTCAATACCCTTCTGATCAACATCCTTCTCTGCTTATCATGAGAGATCAGATAAATTTCCTGAGGATTATTTCAGCCTGAATTATAAATTGCTTCAGGTCAATTTCCTCTATCTTCATCGTCATCATCATTTGCTGCTCATGCTACATAATCTACATCATCCTTTACATCAATAAACATCTGAGCATATTGCCCATATGAATGGTTTCGCCCTCTACCAGACTTGATACAATTCATTCGATGAAGAGAATTGGTATCTGTAATATCTAGAACTACTGCTTGTGGATTTCAATCTTCATATTGATGCAATCAATCTTCAATAGAACTACAATAATAAAGAGTATGATATGCACCACGTCGTGGATTACTAAAAATAGAATCTCAATATAAATTCATATTTTGATTACCATAATTAGTAAACTGTGTACAATTACCTGACAAATTTCGTGATGGACTCCATCATGGTCCACTTTCAGTTCGTCACATTTCCATACATCATACTTGTTGTCTATTCCAATATTCTTCATAATCTATAGTGTAATCTTTCGTCATAGATTGTAATTTTTCCATAAGGAAATAGGTATCTTTGGTCACTACCTGTCTTGCCTCCAGTCATCACTTAACTTTATAAAGGTTGATAAACAATGCAGTAACTGTTGTAATGAGAATAAAAAATATCACCATAGAAACTATTACTTCTAGGAGAGTAAATCATTGTTTACGTCAAAAATGATGATACATCCCTAATCATAAGAAACCAAAATAAATAACTATATATGAGAGTACTTTTTTGTCATCCAAAAATCAATATCAAATCTATCAATCATTGCAATTTTGAGATAAATTATCTATAATAAAAAAGATTAACTTTTAACTGATAACCTTTCACTCTCTATTATGGTCCTTATCCCAACCGTTATCGAAAAATCTCACAAAGGAGAAAGAGCTTATGATATTTACTCAAGATTACTTGAAGATCGTATTATCTTTGTAGGATGAGGTGTAGAAACTCACATGGTCAATACTATCATAGCTCAGATGCTTTTCTTAGAAAAACAGGATCCTGATAAAGATATCATCATGTATATTAATAGCCCTGGATGAGAAGTCTATAGCGGTATGGCAATTTTTGATACTATGCAACATGTAAAATGCGACGTTCAGACTATTTGTACTGGTCTTGCAGCCTCTATGGGAAGTATGCTTCTTGTATGAGGAACAAAATGAAAAAGATCTATCCTGCCACATTCGAGAGTTATGATACATCAGCCACTCAGTGGAGTACAGTGACAAATTACTGATATGCAAATTGCTGTAGAGGAAGGAATGAGACTCAAGAAAACTCTCACTGAAATCATGGCAGAACGTACTGGTCAAGACTATAAAAAAGTAGCTGATGATATGGAAAGAGATAGATGGCTAAGTCCTGAAGATGCTCTTGAGTATGGTATTGTTGATCATATTATTTATCCAAGCAAGAAATAATAACTCATATTATATACTCTCTTCCCATTAGAGAGTTTTTTTTCTACAAAAAAAATCTGCCACTGGGACAGATAAGTAAGTATATTTCATATAAAATAAGTGTCTAGATTAATCATTTTTTATTATTCAATAGTATGTTTTATTAGATCTATTTTACTTAATCATATTTTTCATTTTAAATCACTACCAGGAAATAAATAATACACAAATCAAACAAATTCTTTATTAACATTATCAATAATCATTATATTAAAATCATTTTGAAAATTTGGGACAACTTTATCTACCACAGAGAATAGTTTATCGTAATTTGAAAACATCTCTATTTTTATTTCATCAAATAAAAATTTTACTGTATCAAATAAAAAATATCATTTACCCGATAATCATCATAAATCTCTTTGAAAAAATATTTTTCATTTACTAAACTGCATAATCTCAGCAAATCTTAATGTTTCATCATCTGCATCAAATGAAGATCATATATTTAAAAATGTATTAGGAATATCTTTACTAATATCATAGGATTTTTTTGTATTACAATCATACATATAAAAATATCATCTTATATCTCATCATTTCATATCTCAATGATTCGATACAGCAATCTGATAAAATAATTTATTATTGTATTTGTAAAACAATCTTGTGACTGTCTTTTCATTTGGTCGATTTATATCAAGTGGATAATGTATAACAACATCATCTTTATATGTACAGGCCGTTTCTTTTGTAACGGCATATTTTTTTATAAGATTATCATAACAAAATATTGTTATACACATATCAAACTCATTATTGAAAGTATATGATTCATCATTATGTCATATAATATTATAATGATACACCAACTGTGCTACTGTTCCTCTTGTTCCTAATCATTCTTTATTGTTGAGTACTGGAAGAAGTGATAGTCGTCACAGTGATTGTGCTTTCTTATAATAATTATCTGCCCAGTAACTTACTCCTGTTTCACTTTCATAGCCTGATGTTATTCTGATCATAACGGCAAGGGCTTGTGAATTCGTCAATGCCCATGTTGGCATAAACTTCCCTTCATATCCTTGGAAGATACCCAGTCTACATGATTTGACCATCACGTCTTTGAGATCAGCATGTCCATCATCCAGATCACTAAAGCTACATTCGCTTGCTGTTTTGACATAGTCAGTCTTTCCGAGCCCTTCTGCTACTTTTACGAAAAATTTTGCTGCTTCATCTCTTCTCATATAGTTGTTTGGTTGATAATCTCTCGTATTCGAGAAGATCGTATATCCGTTGTTATACAACCATGATACCGCATCATCGATCATCGCTCCTTGTCAGAAACTTGAGAGTCATACGAGGGTGACAGCTAGTCAAGTAAGAAGTTTTTTCATAGCATATAAGTAAAAATAAAACAAGGTCAGTATACTCTTTTTTTTTGATTTCAAGCGGTTATTGATATTTTGATATTTTTCTCAAAGATCAATCTTACAGAGATTGTCATTGCGCCTTAACTCGAATAAAGCGAGAGGAGGACGACTGAAAGGAGTACTCTTGGGGTGAAGCAATCCAGATTATGAAATTACTTGTTATTGTAATGGATTGCCACACTCGTACCTCGTTCGCAATGATTTCTCCTTTTACTCTGCTACTCTACACTTTCAAATCTTCTATTCCTGTATCAGTTTATCTTTATACTTATCATACAATATTTGTATATCATCTGGTACAGGATAATTAGGGAAAAGTGATTGTCCAAGAACAATCTTCACATGTGACATTTCAGCAACTTTCAAGGTATTAGACATCCACAGCTCAACATCTGATCAATCGTATCCATTATTCAACAAAATAGTTCTCACTTCATCCTCAGATAGAATATGATATGCTCACTGTATTTTACGTGCGTCAGGGTC
It encodes:
- the dnaC gene encoding Replicative DNA helicase yields the protein MVSIEDLKLPPHNIDAEKGILSGILIDNNMIDIADNVNLVAKDFYSKEHQMIFEMILNLKNAHKTIDAVTVADELQKKDYLDVIGGIDYLYDLSGFLLSTSGVAEYAQIVKEKSILRRVLGVCQQMIGDVYDQTDTATIMDQLEKKIFDLTQTNVGNKLVHISDILNGRVEKYMEIVDNPELLDAGKVMSTFPVLDDMLAGFKPGELIILAARPAMGKTALSLNLICNAALDQGKAVAFFSLEMTKELIADRLLSTVSEIPMYKISKGQLDNEDFVKMGESMEVLGGSHIYIDDIGSATLSQLRSKLRRLKIEAGSLDLVVIDYLQLMSGQGSKFEGNRVQEISQISRGLKELSKELSVPIIALSQLSRGVESRIDKKPQLSDLRESGSIEQDADVVIMIYREEYYDPEDPDKKGLTDLLVRKNRNGPVGEVSLMFHAPTMKFIEIGKGSDSDY
- the clpP gene encoding ATP-dependent Clp protease proteolytic subunit, encoding MVLIPTVIEKSHKGERAYDIYSRLLEDRIIFVGGGVETHMVNTIIAQMLFLEKQDPDKDIIMYINSPGGEVYSGMAIFDTMQHVKCDVQTICTGLAASMGSMLLVGGTKGKRSILPHSRVMIHQPLSGVQGQITDMQIAVEEGMRLKKTLTEIMAERTGQDYKKVADDMERDRWLSPEDALEYGIVDHIIYPSKK